The genome window GAATCAAAGTCTTCCACACAGTCAGATGTTTGCTATGAGCACTGCTGGAAGAGGAGGTGGATCCTCTACACCCCCCActcaggaagtgtgtgtgtgtgtgtgtgtgtgtgtgtgttgtgtgtgtgtgtgtgtgtgtgtgtgtgtgtgtgtgtgtgtgtgtgtgtgtgtgtgtgtgtgtgtgtgtgtgtgtgtgtgtgtgtgtgtgtgttgcatgagAGATGAGTTGGCGTGGAGTTTAAAGGGGTCAGATCAATCCACAAAGTGAACGTGCACAACaaacaggacccccccccccccccctcagatgTTCAAATGAACACTTTGGAGACAGAGAATAATTCAGTGAAAGTGTTGCATATTGGTCTGGGAAAAAATATACTTGGATCCCATTTTCATTTGAACATTATTTGACTTGTGATTGTGCATTCACTGTGATATCATATTGGAAATATGTCATGATTAGGATTTTAACTACAGTATATCacccaggctagctgtttccttcCATTTCCAGTCcttacgctaagctaagctaactgcccGCTGGCTCTAGCTTCACATTTAGAGTGcaaatatgagagtggtattgatcgtCACATCCAAAGCTAAAATTACACTTTGTACATCTGCGAGTACACTAGGGTCCATGTGTCAGAGGGTGTACACGCAGGCTCTGTGGCGACATTTGTGTGCCTCCAATTTGTTGTGAATGCGCAGATTTAACCAAGCTCCTCCAAGCGGACTCCAGAAAGTTCTAAAAACAGAACTACTACGCGTCTGTGGCGTCCGCAGCTGCCCGTCTTCATGCCTGCTCGGGAGTATATCAGGCCCTCAAGTCTCTGCAAGAAAAAGCACatctcccaaaatgtcaaactatgcCTTTCAAGTCTGACAGTGATGGTGTTGCTCTTAAGGttcttcattaaaaatgaaGGGGACAGTGCCTTCTTTTAGGATACATGCCAGTCTAATGTACTATACAAGCTGCTGTAGTTAGAGCACcaacatgttcatgtttcttcCTTCATGGTCTAATGTATTTTCTCTGCATACCTCATGTGTTTCGGTACGCAGCATTAAGCCAGCTGTAACTCTTTTCGTCGAAGTGTTACCTAGTTTTGTGCCGGTAATAAGATGTCAGTGAGCAGAGCAGTGTGGTTCTTTGGAACTGCTTCTCTTATATATGGAGGTATATTGGAGCGTGCCAGCTGAGTTATCTTACTAATTAGTTGATCCATTGTGACCTCTGTTGCTCTCAGTTACCAAGAAACTCCACAACATTGGAGCGAACCTTGGGTGAACTTTGGAGTGTTTAGTGAGTGTTAGATTAATGGAGTTTCCAGGTTAAATATATATCACAATGCAACCTGTAGTTGCTCATAGCACAGCTACTCTGTTTGGGATAGAGTTAGTAATTGAATAGCCGTTTGGCAGTACTGAACACATGAGGGAGGCTtagaaatagtaaaaaaaaaagaaggttgcTATGGAGATTTGTTGTACGTAAGAACCTCTTACCTTCATGCTCCTCAGTGTGTTTGATCTATGAAGACAGTATGACCTTTAGTCTTATAAAATGCTTTACCCTGAAGAGACGAGGCTTTTCCCCGGCAGTGATAAAGTATGTGATGTTTATTGTAAGATAATACTCCAGACTGGGTAAATGCGTCAGTGGTGGAGTATACAGAGACAAGCAGTccacgtctgtctgtccatgtGGTGTTTAGTTTGTGAAGCGAGAGTGTGAGCCAAAGCTTCCCGAGCTCTCTCATCACAATAGATTATCTGCTAGTCACATTGTGTCTGCGGGCAGAACAATCTGTTATTCTAAATGTGTTTGGGGCGTTTGCAAATCCCTTGTGAGTTTGTTAATGAAACTTTGAACAAGTTGCTGAGATGACAAACACGTCTTGTTCAATAGATATAGCTTACTTCCAGGAGTCGGTCTAAGAGTGACTGTCCTTGTCTTGTAAAGGTTGCATATTTGGCCCCCATAGCGCTCATGATGGAGCTGTTACATGTTGTAATAGCCGGTTAACTCTGTTTAGACTCAGAGTTGTAACTTGGTTCGTAGTTGTATTTTCACGTCCTCCCTAAAAAAACAGTCAGCAAAAACCAGCTGTGGGGATTTGTGGAGATGTGGCAAGAATTAAGTGTCAACAAGCGAATCACATCGACTCTTTGCCTCTCACACACAGTAAGCACCTGCCACCTGCCAGGCATGTTGCTGTGGacacttaaaaaagaaaaaaaaaagacactagATCAGCCTCACGTTCTCCTCTAACTTGCATTTCCTGATTATGTTTCTACATGAGCTTCTCAGTAGGAACAGAGATTGAGGACACTTTATACCATTAACCTAAGTACTTTTGTTGCATTTAAGAGTGATGCGGAGAGAGGTCTTTAAATAAGGATGTTGAAATGTATCCAAATAAAGGAGAGTTGCATGAGCCCGCATGGAAAGTTGGTGCAATAAACAAGGTCCCCTGCATGCCCCATGATGTTTGGTCAAGCGTTACAGTGTCATTCTTATTTTTTGTgatatgatttttatttttatttataatcaaTGCAGTTATTGATTCAGAGTGGGAAGATAATGCTTTTCAACATCCAGCGTTCACACTGCTATTGAGGGATGTTGCCGTTAGCGGTCGATATTCAGCAAAAATATGCGATACAGGAGATCGCCATTAATGCCTTCTAGTAGCCGAGGGATGGATAATCTAGTACTACACACCTGTAGTTAAACACTGTCGTGCATGAGGCTGAAAGCAACAACCGCTTACATGTGTGTAGTATAGTCCCGTTTGCTCAGGCACCACACGCTACTAGCAGCCGGCGGGCAGCACAGtcttaattaataaataaaggagCTGACAGCTGAGGTTGCATTATGTAAAGTCATGTAAATTTTGTTTTTGGCTAAAAACTGGGAGAAACCAGAAACAACATCCTGCTGTTACTCAACACACCTTGTAAGTTGGTACAAATATCCATCTGTAACCTCAAGGAAATCATCATATTTAAAGCTTTATTGCTAAGACGTTTGACAGGAAATTAATCGGCAACTATATTGACAAAAGGATTCGGCGATTAAAGGCCTAGctggacattttggggaatactCCTGTTTTCGCTCTCTCGCTGAGAATTTGATCAGAGAGTGTGGCATATTGTTTTATACAATCATAGTTATGTCTTTCATATCTCTGGAAGAATTAGGCCTTGTTTTTAGCCTCTCTGGCTTTTCATAGATTAGGTAATGCTCATGTAAGTCTTCTGACATCTGGCTTAAAGACTAGGCAGTGAAGGATGTAACACTcaaactggacttcctggatgctatttccttttctctccattCGCTGTAGCATTAAACACATATTGGTTTTTGACACTGAGTTGCTCTTGGGATCATTGTGAAACATGATATTCATTTCAAGATCTGCGTTTTCTGCACAAATGACACATGCCATGTAGTCCAGTCACTCAGTGAGTGGAGCAGTTCACAGTAATATGGATGAACATTATGGATATTTCAGTAGCAGTCAGGAAAGGAAGGTTTTCGATTTAGCTGTGAACACTTCTTACTGTGGGTATTTGGTATTTATCGGGCTGCACCTCTGTGCGATCTTTTTTCCTACTTAAGAAGATTGCATAAGTGTCAGTGGGTCATCATCTGTAGTTTCACATAACACTCATTTCAGATGTCTGGTTCAGCTGTCCTTGTTGATATTCTTCTCACTGCAGCAGAGAGTGACGTTAGCCAGGAACCCTCCAATACTCACGTGGGAACATGGAAACACTGCTAGCTTACAGAACAGCTCATGCTGTCTCACTCATTTTGAGTGTCAGAATGCGGTCTAATGATACACCGTCCTCAGAAGGGACCTGACCCAGACAAGTCCAGTACTCAAACCAAcatgacaagagagagagaggggtatgacatgcaacaaaggtcccaaggcTGGAATTGAACCCTGGGCTTTGCAGTTATATGGCATGCACTTTATCTATTCGGCTAACAAAGCGCTCCAGAGGGCTGAGATCTGGGGTTATTgcttaaatacaataaactgCAGCAAATGGTAAAAGCTAAAGCATCATTGTTTGGGTTTGTAGAGACAAAAGACAAGGCCTTAGTGACAGTGCCACATTCGGCTTCTTCCTTGAAGATATTTTGTCAAGAGATTTGTACTTTTATCTCgcaatttaatttaaagagataaaatataattaGATGATTttgtgagagactcagagtgcCTCTCTTAAGATATAGATTAGAGGAGACAATTGCAACCCCAAGGTGAAAAGCAGAGTGGTTGAGCACTGGCCATGTGTTGCTGCTGGGTTCTTCTCAATTATGAAGATATGTCAAGTCTACCTCTAGTCTAATGAGATCCCCCTCCTCACTCTTCCTTTGTTCCTGTAATCACAGCTGGTTTTATGTGACAATGTAAAGAGAGGGACGTGTACCTGATGCACCAACACATCCATACAGTACGTGCATGTGGTGATTTCCATGGAGTCACCAGTATACTAGATTTACTTATATACCCATTAACGCTTTATTAAGTCAAATTCAGCATGATAATGATTTAGCTGTATGCTTCCAAAGGTTAAAGTGCATTCAACACAAGCCATAAGCATGATTTGCACACTGTGCATAAAAAGCACTTTCTGCACTTGTGTACAGTTATCCCATGTTGCAGCTTGTTTCATGACTCAGTTGTTTGTCCAGAGAAAATGTCCGTCTACTGAAGCATTACTGCGGGACCTTCTGGATATAATCTTGCGTTGGCCGCCGGGCTTGATGTGGAATATTCAAATGACTCTGGATTATTTCTTGGAGGAGGCTTGAAGAACTGGTTGGCCTATTCAGTCCAGCAGATCATAATAGCATTGTCAGACTGTGCCTGCATCTGCAGCTGGCACATGATGTCAAGCCATCGTCACTGTGTTCAGTGGGTGGTCGAGGACGACTAATAGAACACACAAGTGTGCATTTGCAGAGAAGGAAGCTCCCTGTCCATTCAAGATCTGCAATTATAAAGAGCCTGCTGATTAGCTTGAGGCCACAGTTCACTTCGTCCCACTCTGACTCCCTCTCTGTAGATGATTAATGCCGTGTGGTTATGCTAAAGTAGATTTCTTCTTAATGACAGGGAACGTTAAGCATTCAGCACTCATTTGCAATGACTGAGCAGGAAACCAACGCTAGTCACTGTCACTAATGAAACTCAGTTTTACTTTAACAACCTAAAGTTTACTTCAATTTTACAATATTTCTGTGTCAGGCATCAATCTTTAAGGGGGCTACGTTGACTGAGCATTTAACACACATTATGCATCATTCCAATAATATATAGTACctgaacacatttttaaagtgacgctagattattattattattattttgctaaacatttatttatttataacctttattttaccaggataggtctcattgagatttaaaatctctttttcaagagcgtcctggccaagataggcagcagcacagttacagacaaatcagaaacagtcacaatcacaacattaatcaaagcatttacagacacagcggtctgcttcaatgtcgtTAAGAGTCTGTTTacagagaccagctctctgagtttcagctcattctgcagctggttcaaAGAaaccggagcagcgtaactaaacgcccttttcccaagttctgtacggacctttgggacagttaaaagaaacaatccTCGGAGCCGATATATAGGAGTCCATGCAGTTTTGTTCTATCTCGTCATAGTTTTAATGTACTGTTATTTAGctaaatgaatgtaatgtaatgtattgtatttgacagatttttttttttttgatattCACATGCTTACTTTACTGTTAATCAGtttaaatcaaacattacaTCTAGCAATGCATGATCAAAGGCTGACGGGGGGGGATTGGTTTATAAATTTAAGCAGCTATTGTGGTCGAATAGTCAAAAAGTTACTTTACAAGGAGAGATGTAAAGGAGAATTCATAAGGTCTTATGAAAAGACAACCGCAGTGCTAAGTGAATCTGACTGCACTAACACTAGGCTATGTAATTATGCGACAGCGgatatttatttgtatcatATAGAAAATTAGTACAGTGAAAAACTAAATGCTGAACAATTCCAGTAAGTATTCCTGTACAAAACACTTGTCATGGCTGCTACTTAGATACTTCCGGGTCATTTAACTCAGTCAGGAACCTAAAAGTCTACAACCCCTCTGGCCGCTGTAAGGCTAAATGCTAcatttagcatgctaacatgctcactaACATTTACTGCTGATATTTACCaggtaatgtttaccatgtttatCAATTTAACTTGgagtgttagcatgcttacattTGCTTTTCTTGTTAGCAGTGTGCGCATGCTAACATTGCCAGCCGCACTGCTAGCATGGGTAATAAAAAAGATCCTAATGTGTTTTGTCATTCAAAGTTATTAaaccagtgtgtttgtgtatgtaggctaaatgtattaaatgtagaaatgcaaacacaaatgttttattgtaaatagcTTTTTCTTCAGGACAACGTTTGTAGCCTAAACCCGGAGATACACAGTAGGCGTActaaaagaaaaggaagggaAGGAACATGAAGGTCAACAAATGCCACAGGGGGAGTGTTATTCTGGTTGACCCACATGCTTTACACAGGCGTTCAGCCAGTCGGACCCAAAGGGGGTGACTGATAAACCTGAAGTGACACCATGGATGTCCTCTGGAGCTGGCTCGTTCCAGAAATACctttcacatacacactcagttGAACAGTAGTGGTTCACAAGGACAAATCGGAGGTTATGCTGCCAGCATTGCCCTCTCTGTAGCCTCTGCCAGGAGGATGTACAACACCACAGAGCACCAGATGGCTACAGAAAAAGCCAATGGATGCAAAATGTCTGCGTAAACTCCCCTTTAAGGAATAGAAAACTGTATACCAGGCAATTTCAGGCACATGATACACCTAAAGACTGGGTGATGGATGTTCCATATTAACTTCCAAGCATGTATGctgcaaaatgttaaactatcaTTGTGGCAAATACCAAAAAATATGACGCTGGGAATATAGTTCAGCCCAGAAAGTGAATTTTAACAGGAAATTATATCagcctgtgctgctgtgtgtcctTAAGCTATTTGGAAAAATATAAAGTTGCCTGTTTTTGTCACATAAAAAACGCAAATCTGTGTTGTAAATGCACAATGACTTGTCATAAATTGAGGTCTGCACTTGATATAGGCGCAACAGACATTTGTTGATATTTGTCATACCCACAgactttatatatttctatagtTCTCTTCCCATATTTTCTGTCTATATCTACACTTTTAGATTTCTAGTAAAGGCAAAATCCACTATTTTGCTCTCCTCGTGCTCATTATTGCAGAATGCAAACCGACTCCAATTTGCCTCATTGCGAAGATGCCAGTGGGGTTCGAATACAGTGACATAGGGTTTATCTGACATACATCTCATCATATTCGTTATGCACTTTGCATGTAATAAATGGTTGGGTGACTGAGCAGTTTTGAAAGCTTCAGCCAACCGAAGTAAACACAGCCGGTTGTACGCTCTAGTCATGTGGCTGCCGTGTTGGTGCAGGGAAACTACGTAAGCTTACAGCATCACACTTGGCTTCCTGCCCTTCTGGCTggaacactgacacacacactcatcacagACTTTGTTATATCATCCACCCACTTCTGCCCCGCCTCCACTGTTACATTTGATAGTGATTGGACGTGGACATAGAGACATATGCCCTGACAATAGGGGATTTGATTTCTCTCGCTTGCATCTCGTGAGccatttaaagctttaaaaacaaccaTTGACACAGATcctctgacacacacgcacacacacgcacacacatgcacacacatgcacacacatgcacacacatgcacacacacatgcgcacatgCGATACGAACTCCTTTAGTTGGGGTTGTCTCTTGTATTTATGTAAGCATGACTAAGCATTGACTGATGCTGTCTTGACAATGGACGCAGTTGTGAGGCTGATTGAGAGGGGGAACCCACAGCCTCCACATTATTACAGAAGAGGAACTTGAATGTCCTCATTGCCACCCTTTGGTCAAACATATGTTGTCATCTGTTTGCCAGTATCTTCAGGCACTGTTCATCTGAGTGCACGCATCTACAGAACTGCCTGGACTTGAACCACATTTGTGATTTGCAATGCatggtaaataaatacaatagcCTCATGTTTGATGGCATACACATTATGGCACCTTACAggagtttgtttatttattcatgtaaaTTCCATGCAACAATGTCCCCCCCTTGTAATGGTGAAACTTTGGCATAAGAACATAATCACACATTGTAGGGATGTGCACAAACagcaatgttgttttttaaggaTGCGTTGTGTGCATGTGGATGAAGTAATCAGCGTCTGATTCCAAACGTGCTTAAAATTCAAGAAATGCCTCAGTTAATTTGCATTTTAGTTTAAATGATACAGCAGCAATTTAATTTAGTAACAGACTAAAAATCTGTAAAGACTGTGACTATCTGCGAACTAGCTGCATTAAAGGCTGCATCGCAGCAGGACACAATCTTTTTGTGTCATCCCCAAgtgtctctcctctttctcttatgtaatatttctgtctttcccaGAGCTCCATCCAGATCACGTTTGACAGCAGTCTACAGTTAGCTGCTGCCTCTGTAATAGATAGTGTGACCTGCACTGACCAATCGGCACACCGGATGGTAAGTAATCTCCACCCATTCACCCAGTATATTTTAATTGGGGCAATACATGACAAACATCCTGGACCGACATTCTCTGTTTCGGTTTTGTCCTTTGCCAacctctcctttttttttttacaggtttTACACTGTAAATGTTGGGTGGACACAGTGACACTTCCTGTAACGGTCACCCAGCAGTCACATGCTGCCGTTTCCATGGACACCTATCAGATCACTATAGCACCTATGGTCGCAAAGGTACGAAAGCACACCAcctggattttttttaaatttgcacATTTGAGGGCAGGCCTCTTAAACAAACGAGAATCTCAGAGCATCATTTGCATTGTTATTCAAATCTAAAGAATTGCATGTAATCCCGCCCTTATTGTCATTAAACGAGGAGTGTTAGAAGCCCTGTTTACACCAGGTGTGAATCGATCACACCTGGACAGCTCTAAGTATGTCGATTCACACCTGGCATTAGAATGCGTCTCAATATGCGTCTCGAGTGACCAATTGAGATCGGATCTCACTTCCCCGCtctatatgcaaataaacatgAACATCATTCCAGTCCAAATGCGTTGTTGTGTTTAACTGGCGGGAGTTACCAATGCACTTCCTGTGTCTTGTGTGCCAGGaatgaaaggaagaagaaatcAAAGCAATACAGACTGTTATTTCTTGCTGTGTTCCAGACAAAGCAAATTGCCCAAGATGTTGGACGCACTCGTAATATATTTCTATGGGCTTTTCAAACATTGCAGATGTCGTGGACAAAGCCAGCTTACGCGATAATACCTTTGCTGTCTGATTTCTATAATACAAGTATTTACCAAACCCACAGTACGAACACATTTCCCATAAATCCTGTTGCTTCCTGTGTCAGGGacgtttgttttctctctttctttaagAGGATAATCATGTTGGAAGTGATTTTCCAACTGTACGtcactcttttcaccatctagCTGCATaaggagaaaatacatttttacaccaGAATAAAGTGTCGTCTCCATGTTCTCTAACTCCAAATGTTAGCTGGTGTATTTTAGAAGCTAACAACCAGCCCTAAAAAGTGTACTACATTATCAACATTTAGTACTGTGTACGGTAGTGTGTGTGGTACTATGTAGTAGTGAGAAAATGCTATGTGTATAATCCTTACTATATTACTCTTATAAACTACCATAAAAGCATACAGGTTGACGTGCTGTCTGCATctatgtgtaatgtgttttcCAACCTTGctccccctgtctgtctccatcagGTGGTGGTGTgtctggaggaggtggaggacgaGGGTCTGCTGATGTCCTGGACTATTTCCAAACAGCCATCATTTACTCTGAACGTGTCTCCATGCAAGCTGCAGAGACGGGTGAGAACACCTGATACTGATGTCATCAATACGATATGTGTGCATCATGCAGTCAGCAGAGGCCTCGTTCTGTTTACAAACTAAAAGGTTGCATACATTCaagaaaaggaaacacattATGCACTCATGCTTTCTTTCAAATGATCTTCATAAATCTCAGTCAGCATGTGATGTTTTGCATGTGAGTCACTTTCCATCCCATTAAAGTCGCCATGAGTCATGAGGGAAATGCCGTCCTCAAATATCGTTACATAAACGTGCATGAATTTTTGATTCAAAGcttctgttgagttttttattttttattaagctTTGTATGCCTGTTGTCACATTTTATGACTTCATCAACCTCAATAAATATCTGGATTTAGTTTTTGctattgtggttatataaatataatttataccCTTAGCCCTAGAAATAAAACTAATATTCAGCACAATAAATAGCATAGCTCTCAGGGAATACCTACTGAATCTGAAGACAAGAATATAAAGTCTAAATGATGTAGTCAAGCCAAATGTAAGTATGGAATATTGGGATTGGTTAAATCCCCTAAAGGTGCTTTTTGAACAAACTAAATCACTTTTCAGTTTCATGCAACAGTAAACAATTACGTACAAAAATTAAGATAATATCAGAAATGAACCTTTATTAAAAGCCCTAGTTTTCACTTATAGTTGAGTTTGTCGACCTACCCTGCTACAACACATATTGCTTTATCGTAAtctgctgcttctttttcttttcaggaCACTGAAGGTGAGGCCGACCTGGACACGATTAAGGGACTGATAGAGGATACTCTGTTCAGCGCACAGCCAGCCATGGTCCTCAACCTCAAGACTTGTGCGTCCAGTCCTTTGGTGAGAAACATGTGCCGTTCTCTTTCTTTGATAAATAAATTGCTATGCTGCAGGATGATACATCCTTTGTTCTGCACCCTTTTTTCTGCACACTCACAGGCCCCCATGGACCATCAATCAGCGAGATTGAACTCTGTACCCCAGAGTGTCTTGGTGAGACGACTACTGCTCCAGCAGCTCAGGGCGACCTTAAGTAAAGGTCAGATATTCTCCCTCAGCTTCAGATCCTTTCCGCCTGGCTTCCTGCAGATTGCCAACGCTCACTCTTTCGCTTTGTGCATGCAGGTCAGTGTTCTAGATCAGGGGAGCTGTGCTGTGTCCTGAGCCTGGACCAACCCTCCACAGAGAGGAAAACCCGCTTCCTGTGTGTGCCCAGCAACTCCAACGCCCCACTGGAATGGAGTGAAGAAATCGCTCTGTAAGATGGCTGCTGTGACGTCAAaaactgcttttaatgtgtcatGAGTTTGTACATTCATGAAAACAATAAAGGCTCTGATAATGTATCCTGTTGATCAGCTAAACCCGTTTTGGTTAAATCACATGAGAGATGTCTGTATGGTTTAACTCTCCACTCTTATCACATTATTAAAGTAGGTGATGTCACATTAGTCTGTGCCCCAATCAGGATTTAGCAACCTTTGAATCAGAATCTGATCACAGTTGGTGGGTTGTTACCgtaactgtcaatcaaatctgaccaaaccacacccacacacaatgAAGCAGATTAgttgtattaataaatgtaataaataatgactGTTGCTTGTATATagagaaatattaaatgttagAGAACATTCTGGCACAACATTACGGGCACAAGTCACATTTTTCCAATTAATGTAATTTTGCATAGTGGGGTTTCACAATCTAACAcagttgtttcctgtgtgtcGCAGGGAGCTGGGCCTAGAGACCAAAGAGCTGAGAGTAAGACTTCTGGAGCGGAACGGCAACAGAGAACGTAAGGAATTGCACAATAGCAATTTAGTGTTGGCTGCTGCTCAGAAACCTGATCAGCGGGAATGTTTAGACTGCTTAAGCAAAAATCATCGATGCCTCAAATGCACTGTTGGCAGGCTCACTGTAACGGGTAGCGTTTTTTTTAGAATTGATCAAATGTGAGGAGATGCTCCCATTGTGGCCTCAGAAGTAAATTGAAGGAACAGGTcttatcctgtttgtacaaatatgttttttcttttctgttttaaatctgGACAGAATTCCTGCCCGGCCACGCCTCCATCCCCTTGGACCTCCGATCCAAAGTGCCCACTGGacaacatacactgtcaataaGTCCCGGCCACGGCTTGGCACCAAACGCTACCATCACAGTGGAGGTGAGCGACAAGATGCAGCGCATCGCTGTCAAATTATGGAAAGCTCTTACAAAACCATGTTCCGACTTTGACGTGTACAGTTACATCACGCTTTAGTATCTAACATCAAGCAAGCTGGGATGAAAAATAGATTCCCCACAAAGGGAGAGGGAGTGTTGTATAACGGCTGATACATGGTCCATTGTCATGCCTGTGAGTGCTGTCTCACATCTCTTCTGGCCTTTTTCACCAGCCAACTTGTTgcctttcttttcccttttggAAATTTACATATTTCgtcaaagaaaacataaacatcttCTTTTATATCGGTACAATCTGTTGTACTGACAAGTCATCTGAAATGTTCCCTGCCTGTCCATACGTCAGTCTAAGTAAAGTGTCGACCTCTTTAATAAAGTGGCCACTTGCACCACACGCTTTATTAGCTAAATGaaggtttttcttttgtacTCTTCCAGCTGCTGTATGTGGAAACAGAGGAGCCCCGCGGCGCCCACAATGCTTTCCCACTTCGTTCCTCCCTCACCCCCAGCAAGAAAGTTGACGTGGACCGAACCATCATGCCCGATGGAACCATCGTCACCACCGTCACCACCGTCCAGTCTCGACTGAAACTGGACCGCAGTCCAGGTAGATGCACAGATCAAGCATTACATTGTTCTGGGGTAGTTGTACAACCAGATATATAAGGATGCTGTGATAACATTTGCAATGAAATACAACGGTTGCGATGCCTTTCAGGTGATTCCCCTTTGCGTTCGCCGTCCAAAGTGGAGGTGACGGAGAAGAAACCCACCATCCTGACAGATGGCAGAAGCAGCACCAGCCCCAACCTCAGCAGTGAGTTTGAGACTGAAAGGCCAGACGTTGTTTTACATAGCAAATGCAAAGTAGGAT of Cottoperca gobio chromosome 14, fCotGob3.1, whole genome shotgun sequence contains these proteins:
- the c2cd2l gene encoding phospholipid transfer protein C2CD2L isoform X1, which produces MELQELGWLCLVGLFLTSLLIVLGWLVQYLLTVLRLWRSRKTDKQDSRGTAWQQLSLTQPHQSQAGGVWGFLMKLRSSRGGGAASEAGVKGLLTSLFSFKSFREHWQSTWVKALNEQACRHGSSIQITFDSSLQLAAASVIDSVTCTDQSAHRMVLHCKCWVDTVTLPVTVTQQSHAAVSMDTYQITIAPMVAKVVVCLEEVEDEGLLMSWTISKQPSFTLNVSPCKLQRRDTEGEADLDTIKGLIEDTLFSAQPAMVLNLKTCASSPLAPMDHQSARLNSVPQSVLVRRLLLQQLRATLSKGQCSRSGELCCVLSLDQPSTERKTRFLCVPSNSNAPLEWSEEIALELGLETKELRVRLLERNGNREQFLPGHASIPLDLRSKVPTGQHTLSISPGHGLAPNATITVELLYVETEEPRGAHNAFPLRSSLTPSKKVDVDRTIMPDGTIVTTVTTVQSRLKLDRSPGDSPLRSPSKVEVTEKKPTILTDGRSSTSPNLSKSSRLSNGLDPVAETAIRQLTESASKVARKTPTKRSTLIISGVSKQVPLSEDDCALSSGYAAAMDAAMLANHYGAGHHLDPDETTPSDVSERPSVDDVESDTGSTGALETCSLKDHKVGFLQSGTKLFFRRRHREKESCLSQSHEDISNMGNNFAAVSTINRKKSGSFSRRLIKRFSFRSSGKSKGKATNGGASSLDN